The following proteins come from a genomic window of Triticum aestivum cultivar Chinese Spring chromosome 6A, IWGSC CS RefSeq v2.1, whole genome shotgun sequence:
- the LOC123129357 gene encoding protein trichome birefringence-like 12: MMDTSLVKALPFSSAWLPGDRWPETALRLPLLLLLPVTLIILLFFLPSSPPLPPPHPSIPCGAAPADATAGRWVPTPSPPPPPLYNQSCPFHRSSWNCLRNGRPPVAALSWAPSRCGSGAVVPRVDPAAFLAAARGRRIGFVGDSLSENMAIALLCALWSGDPGVRQWKRRGAWQGGHFPREDVVVGYHRAVLLAKYTWQPIENSEPRKDGIKGTYKVDVDIPADDWINITKFYDVLIFNTGHWWGSYKFPKETPLVFYRGGKPIEPPLSIFDGLKIALKSMGSYIKREVPSKTLKLWRTQSPRHFDGGDWNHNGSCVSNRLLQQNELDSWFDPRFGGVNKDARLVNSLLQEALVETDIQLLNLTYMSEFRADAHPAVWLEKKDEAVVWGQDCMHWCLPGVPDTWVDILAARILHYFKQGKG, translated from the exons ATGATGGATACTTCTCTCGTGAAAGCTCTTCCCTTCTCATCCGCCTGGCTGCCGGGGGATCGCTGGCCGGAGACGGCCCTCCGCCTGCCTCTGCTGCTCCTCCTCCCAGTAACTCTCATtatccttctcttcttcctcccttCCTCCCCGCCCCTGCCCCCGCCGCACCCCAGCATCCCGTGCGGCGCCGCCCCCGCCGATGCCACCGCCGGCCGCTGGGTCCCGACCCCGTCTCCCCCGCCGCCTCCCCTCTACAACCAGTCCTGCCCCTTCCACCGCAGCAGCTGGAACTGCCTCCGCAACGGCCGTCCCCCGGTCGCCGCGCTCTCCTGGGCCCCCTCCCGCTGCGGCTCCGGCGCCGTCGTCCCGAGGGTCGACCCCGCCGCATTCCTCGCGGCGGCCAGGGGGCGCCGGATCGGGTTCGTGGGGGACTCGCTGTCGGAGAACATGGCCATCGCGCTGCTCTGCGCGCTCTGGTCGGGCGACCCCGGCGTGCGGCAGTGGAAGCGGCGCGGCGCGTGGCAGGGCGGTCACTTCCCCCGAGAGGACGTCGTCGTCGGCTACCACCGCGCCGTGCTCCTCGCCAAGTACAC GTGGCAGCCTATAGAGAATTCTGAACCTCGGAAGGACGGAATAAAGGGAACTTACAAAGTTGATGTCGACATTCCTGCTGACGATTGGATAAATATCACCAAGTTTTATGACGTGCTCATTTTCAACACTGGACACTG GTGGGGTTCGTATAAATTCCCAAAAGAGACCCCCCTTGTTTTCTACCGAGGAGGAAAACCAATTGAGCCTCCACTTAGCATCTTTGATGGGCTGAAGATAGCCCTCAAAAGCATGGGCTCCTACATCAAAAGGGAGGTCCCAAGTAAAACCCTGAAGCTGTGGCGCACACAGTCACCCAGGCACTTTGATGGAGGCGATTGGAATCACAACGGCAGCTGTGTCTCTAACAGGCTCCTACAACAAAATGAG CTCGATTCCTGGTTTGATCCGAGGTTCGGGGGAGTGAACAAAGACGCGAGACTAGTGAACTCATTGCTCCAGGAAGCGCTAGTTGAGACGGACATCCAGCTGCTCAACCTGACCTACATGAGCGAGTTCCGCGCCGACGCCCATCCGGCTGTCTGGCTTGAGAAGAAGGATGAGGCGGTAGTCTGGGGGCAGGACTGCATGCACTGGTGCCTGCCCGGCGTACCGGATACGTGGGTCGACATCTTGGCAGCACGGATCTTGCACTACTTCAAGCAGGGCAAAGGTTGA